A single Opisthocomus hoazin isolate bOpiHoa1 chromosome 1, bOpiHoa1.hap1, whole genome shotgun sequence DNA region contains:
- the PCF11 gene encoding pre-mRNA cleavage complex 2 protein Pcf11 isoform X1, with the protein MSAPESSAGSSEAREDACRDYQSSLEDLTFNSKPHINMLTILAEENVPFAKDIVSLIEAQIAKAPASEKLPVMYLMDSIVKNVGREYLTAFTKNLVATFICVFEKVDENTRKSLFKLRSTWDDIFPLKKLYALDVRVNSLDPAWPIKPLPPNVNTSSIHVNPKFLNKSPEESAAPTSAVTSGASTPPAVPEIQKNLTQEQLIRQQLLAKQKQLLELQQKKLELELEQTKAQLAVSLSVQQGSSTIASVPAPSKQHMSPTPHMTVKPPHQTVLQSEKNKPSPSPPLHDVKIVNRDPRLNRMAQHSSHAKDQSHRKEFPPNTTSQSDTKANKTTQAEKQNSTKQEKSKASEKTQKKELDQSEAKSKSPSPLKNKLPNTKDAKTQECESTKVSEISKRDPRLKRHLQDKSEGKEEEVKEKRRNTEKKEKEEHKTCEHRPVGSRNKVINGAVQKQDTTTEESEKQGGKQGRSSNRKRSRSRSPKARSPSTHSPKRRERRSPKRRLRSLSPTSSTPKIGKIRQIGPKQSHVEEGTQAARDERNSNKRNVKQEVRDPRRVKKAQEDRPQEAVSQHSTKASPDPKENAENWQGSKSGKRWKSGWEENKNSQQSEEHQAAGKSPHQRHRENWPAGKGILSPRAPKQQHRLSVDANLQIPKELTSASKRELLKKANERLTSGEITQDEFLMVAHQIRQLFQYQEGKHRCNVWDSPTEEKCGLKKKPLLSDAELTYYEHKAKLKRTQVQHSLSRLDLLDPDDILDYHLPDALLSGIECEQAKAKRGVQFDRKEPFGERSRRHSPVSGTNRPFGDNLSPLESRRRLEEQNATKGARGSKNFDPYDSWGESDEFRDALRQQGKSTTEFQKIDGDAICRFDNREERQLLGQAGVREEARSPFSERFKRARYEDAEKAPFPESPGSRFGGIEAKPRISALMEDRPLFDGSPRQAAARVGVDGQGSPFVDGPAAGSSSRIDGPPGQAAMRFEGPLVGAGAAQFDGPLAGAGGAGALRFDGPPGQLAGALRFEGPPGQVGGGGPLRFEGPLGQIGGPLRFEGPAGQPVGGPRFEGPGVGLRFEGPRGQPSGGLRFEGPHGQPMGPRGQPGGGLRFEGPHGQPLGPHGQPGGGLRFEGPHLQPLGPHGQPGGGLRFEGPHGQPMGPHGPSAGGLRFEGPHGPSAGGLRLEGPHGQPGVGPRLIDGPVHQGAGGLRFDGPLGRAGPRFDGCHAAGFDGQPGQLSLLQRFDGIHGQPGPRFERAPGQQAQPRFDTAIPQRFDGPHQPASRFDLPLGLQGARFENVANHPASRLEMSPYGQGGPFVDHPVQGYNGPSHGMQFQRPDLFDGSPGPNFNGPAGPGAQNFPLRGAGHYFDEKSLQGPQYGNFSNMPMGSNQVSLMSAQAGPYGQGQQYLPNPGSFVQNPAGALPHSYPDNHLGQLDVNELFAKLLSTGILKLSKTDSTSAQVNETSAQPAAEEEDDDQNDDPNVPDLTNFTVEELRQRYDSVINRLYTGIQCYSCGMRFTTSQTDVYADHLDWHYRQNRTEKDVSRKITHRRWYYSLTDWIEFEEIADLEERAKSQFFEKAHEEVVLKTQEAAKEKEFQSVPAGPAGAVESCEICQEQFEQYWDEEEEEWHLKNAIRVDEKIYHPSCYEDYQNTTSFDCTPSPSKTPVENPLNIMLNIVKQETQESCDSPKVKEEPDDTPTACAEESTPASTDIKTEPDESV; encoded by the exons CGTCGCTGGAGGACCTGACGTTCAACAGCAAGCCGCACATCAACATGCTGACCATCCTGGCCGAGGAGAACGTGCCCTTCGCCAAGGACATCGTCTCCCTGATCGAGGCGCAAATCGCCAAG GCTCCTGCATCAGAGAAGCTCCCTGTTATGTACCTCATGGATTCCATTGTCAAGAATGTGGGAAGAGAATATCTTACTGCATTTACTAAAAACCTAGTTGCAACATTTATTTGTGTATTTGAAAAG GTGGATGAAAATACTAGGAAAAGTTTATTTAAATTACGCTCCACATGGGATGatatttttcctttgaagaaaCTGTATGCACTTGATGTCAGAGTCAACTCATTAGATCCTGCTTGGCCAATTAAACCTCTGCCCCCAAATGTGAATACTTCTAGCATCCATGTGAATCCTAAGTTTTTAAATAAATCG ccAGAGGAATCCGCTGCACCTACCTCTGCTGTGACTTCTGGTGCCTCTACTCCTCCAGCTGTTCCTGAAATACAAAAGAATTTGACACAGGAGCAACTGATAAGGCAGCAATTGCttgcaaaacaaaagcagttgttagaacttcagcaaaaaaaattagAGCTGGAGCTGGAACAGACTAAAGCACAGTTG GCTGTATCTCTTAGTGTTCAGCAAGGATCATCTACTATAGCTTCAGTCCCAGCACCTTCCAAGCAACACATGTCTCCCACACCTCATATGACGGTTAAACCACCTCATCAGACTGTTCTGCAATccgaaaaaaacaaaccatcccCAAGTCCTCCACTTCATGATGTCAAAATAGTAAATAGGGATCCTCGACTTAATAGGATGGCTCAGCATTCTTCTCATGCTAAAGATCAatctcataggaaagaatttccaCCGAACACGACCAGTCAGTCTGATACCAaggcaaacaaaacaacacaggCTGAAAAACAAAACTCTACAAAGCAGGAGAAAtcaaaagcaagtgaaaaaacacagaagaaagaactTGACCAGTCCGAAGCAAAATCTAAATCACcatctcctttaaaaaataagctaCCCAATACTAAAGATGCTAAAACCCAGGAATGTGAAAGCACAAAAGTATCTGAAATTAGTAAGCGAGATCCGAGACTGAAAAGACACCTTCAAGATAAGTCAGAGGGCAAAGAGGAGGaggtgaaagaaaagaggagaaatacagagaaaaaagaaaaagaggaacatAAGACATGTGAACATAGACCAGTAGGCAGCAGAAATAAAGTAATTAATGGTGCTGTTCAGAAACAAGACACGACTACAGAAGAGTCAGAAAAACAGGGTGGAAAACAAGGGAGATCAAGTAATAGGAAACGGTCACGATCACGCTCTCCTAAGGCACGGTCACCATCTACACATTCTCCAAAAAGACGAGAGAGGAGATCACCCAAAAGACGACTTAGGAGTTTATCTCCCACTTCATCAACTCCTAAAATTGGAAAGATACGTCAGATAGGCCCTAAGCAGTCTCATGTTGAAGAAGGCACACAAGCAGCAAGAGATGAAAGAAATTCTAATAAGAGAAATGTTAAACAAGAGGTGCGAGATCCAAGGAGAGTGAAAAAAGCCCAAGAGGACAGGCCTCAAGAAGCAGTAAGCCAGCATTCTACAAAAGCTTCTCCTGATCCAAAGGAGAATGCAGAAAACTGGCAGGGATCCAAATCAGGCAAGAGGTGGAAATCTggttgggaagaaaataaaaa CTCACAGCAGAGTGAAGAACACCAAGCAGCTGGTAAATCCCCTCACCAAAGACACCGGGAAAACTGGCCTGCTGGTAAAGGAATTTTATCACCCCGCGCACCAAAGCAGCAGCACCGGTTAAGTGTGGATGCTAATTTACAGATTCCTAAAGAATTGACGTCTGCAAGCAAGAGAGAATTACTAAAGAAG GCCAATGAACGCTTAACATCTGGTGAAATAACACAAGATGAGTTCCTCATGGTAGCTCATCAGATCCGACAGCTCTTCCAGTATCAGGAAGGAAAGCACAGATGCAATGTCTGGGATAGCCCTACAGAGGAAAAATGTGGTTTGAAGAAGAAACCGCTTCTATCAGATGCAGAATTAACGTATTACGAACATAAGGCTAAACTGAAAAGGACACAAGTTCAGCATTCATTGTCAAGGCTGGATCTGTTGGATCCTGATGACATATTGGATTATCATTTGCCTGATGCATTGCTTTCTGGAATAGAATGTGAGCAAGCAAAAGCCAAGCGTGGAGTACAGTTTGACAGAAAAGAACCATTCGGAGAAAGATCAAGGAGACACTCTCCTGTAAGTGGTACTAATAGACCTTTTGGTGATAACCTCTCGCCACTGGAGAGTAGACGAAGACTTGAGGAACAAAATGCTACTAAAGGAGCGAGAGGTTCTAAGAACTTTGATCCTTACGACAGCTGGGGAGAATCAGATGAATTTAGAGATGCGCTCAGACAACAGGGGAAAAGCACAACAGAGTTCCAGAAAATAGATGGTGATGCAATCTGCAGATTTGATAATCGTGAAGAAAGACAGCTTCTCGGGCAAGCTG gTGTTCGAGAGGAAGCAAGATCACCATTCAGTGAACGTTTCAAAAGAGCTAGGTATGAAGATGCAGAGAAAGCACCGTTTCCAGAAAGTCCAGGGTCAAGATTTGGAGGCATTGAAGCAAAGCCAAGGATAAGTGCACTAATGGAAGACAGACCTCTGTTTGATGGCTCACCTAGACAGGCTGCTGCAAGGGTTGGGGTAGATGGACAAGGAAGTCCTTTTGTTGATGGTCCTGCTGCTGGTTCAAGTTCCAGAATTGATGGGCCACCTGGACAGGCTGCCATGAGATTTGAGGGCCCTTTGGTGGGGGCAGGTGCAGCTCAGTTTGACGGACcgctggcaggagcagggggagctggaGCCCTGAGATTTGATGGGCCAccagggcagctggcaggggcCCTTAGGTTTGAAGGACCTCCGGGACAGGTTGGTGGAGGAGGTCCCCTGAGGTTTGAGGGACCTCTTGGGCAGATCGGTGGGCCTTTGCGGTTCGAGGGGCCTGCAGGGCAGCCTGTAGGTGGTCCTAGATTTGAAGGACCTGGGGTTGGTCTCAGGTTTGAGGGTCCCCGTGGCCAGCCTTCAGGTGGTCTCAGGTTTGAGGGACCTCATGGTCAACCTATGGGGCCTCGAGGTCAACCAGGGGGTGGTCTCAGGTTTGAGGGACCCCATGGTCAGCCCTTGGGGCCTCATGGTCAACCAGGGGGTGGCCTCAGGTTTGAGGGGCCACATTTACAGCCATTGGGGCCTCATGGTCAACCAGGGGGTGGCCTCAGGTTTGAGGGGCCACATGGTCAGCCTATGGGCCCACATGGACCATCAGCTGGTGGGCTCAGGTTTGAGGGCCCGCATGGACCATCAGCTGGTGGGCTCAGATTGGAAGGACCACATGGTCAGCCGGGTGTAGGTCCTAGGTTGATTGATGGACCAGTACACCAGGGAGCTGGTGGACTTAGGTTTGATGGCCCTCTGGGTCGGGCTGGACCGAGATTTGATGGTTGTCATGCAGCTGGATTTGATGGTCAGCCTGGACAGCTCTCTCTCTTGCAAAGATTTGATGGAATTCATGGTCAGCCTGGTCCAAGATTTGAAAGGGCGCCTGGCCAACAGGCACAACCACGATTTGATACAGCCATACCTCAAAGATTTGATGGACCTCACCAGCCAGCCTCTAGATTTGACTTGCCCCTTGGCCTTCAAGGGGCACGTTTCGAAAATGTAGCTAACCATCCTGCCTCAAGACTAGAAATGTCACCGTACGGACAAGGTGGTCCGTTTGTCGACCATCCCGTCCAAGGCTACAACGGACCATCTCATGGGATGCAGTTCCAGAGGCCTGATCTATTTGATGGTTCACCTGGACCGAATTTCAATGGGCCAGCTGGCCCAGGAGCACAGAATTTCCCGTTGAGAGGAGCCGGACATTACTTTGATGAAAAAAGTCTTCAGGGCCCTCAGTATGGGAACTTCAGTAATATGCCAATGGGAAGTAATCAG GTTTCTCTCAtgtctgctcaagcagggccttATGGCCAAGGTCAGCAGTATTTGCCAAATCCTGGAAGTTTTGTTCAGAACCCTGCAG GAGCCCTTCCACATTCATATCCTGATAACCACCTTGGACAGCTTGATGTCAATGAATTGTTTGCTAAACTGCTGTCAACAGGGATCCTCAAACTGTCAAAAACTGATTCCACTTCAGCAC AAGTGAATGAAAcatcagcccagccagctgctgaAGAGGAAGATGATGACCAGAATGATGATCCGAATGTTCCAGACCTCACTAACTTCACAGTTGAAGAACTTAGACA gCGTTATGATAGTGTTATAAATCGACTGTACACTGGAATTCAATGTTATTCTTGTGGAATGAGGTTCACTACTTCACAGACAGATGTTTATGCAGATCATTTAGATTGGCATTATCGTCAGAACCGGACAGAGAAAGATGTTAGCAGAAAAATTACACACAGAAGATGGTACTACAGTTTAACA GACTGGATTGAATTTGAAGAAATAGCCGATCTGGAGGAGCGTGCAAAAAGCCAATTCTTTGAAAAAGCTCATGAAGAGGTGGTGTTGAAGACACAGGAAGCTGCGAAAGAGAAGGAGTTTCAGAGTGTCCCTGCTGGGCCAGCTGGAGCAGTTGAG AGCTGTGAAATTTGCCAAGAGCAATTTGAACAGTActgggatgaggaagaggaggagtggcATCTGAAGAATGCTATCAGAGTAGATGAAAAG ATTTACCATCCATCTTGCTACGAAGATTACCAAAAC ACAACATCATTTGATTGCACACCATCTCCCAGCAAGACTCCTGTAGAAAATCCACTAAATATAATGTTGAACATTGTTAAACAAGAGACACAAGAGTCCTGTGACTCACCTAAAGTCAAGGAAGAACCTGATGACACCCCTACTGCCTGTGCAGAAGAGAGCACACCTGCATCTACAGACATAAAAACAGAACCTGATGAGTCTGTTTAA